A DNA window from Schistocerca americana isolate TAMUIC-IGC-003095 chromosome 4, iqSchAmer2.1, whole genome shotgun sequence contains the following coding sequences:
- the LOC124613429 gene encoding ribonuclease H1-like, translated as MHLAGLASLSNSHYQFLQQSTNFCSNFKGVIAGFRNESIILLAANGIKKLCIKTDSEFLVKSASHWSKAGCTLEAGGSWAQNQEDYKVLYDAITDSGMEIRWHYVPGHSGIEGNQKADALARLGAQMSANDAGDATLSENLKSKENYSRFY; from the exons ATGCACTTAGCAGGTCTTGCATCCTTGTCCAACTCACACTATCAATTTTTGCAACAGTCTACAAATTTCTGTTCTAATTTCAAAGGTGTTATAGCTGGTTTCAGAAATGAAAGTATTATTCTTCTTGCAGCTAATG GTATAAAAAAGCTATGCATCAAAACAGATTCTGAATTTTTGGTAAAGAGTGCATCTCACTGGAGCAAGGCTGGCTGCACTTTAGAGGCAGGCGGTAGCTGGGCCCAGAATCAAGAAGATTACAAAGTACTATACGATGCAATAACGGACAGTGGAATGGAAATCAGATGG CATTATGTTCCTGGACACAGTGGTATTGAAGGCAACCAGAAAGCAGATGCACTCGCAAGATTGGGAGCCCAGATGAGTGCAAACGATGCTGGTGATGCTACACTCTCTGAGAATTTGAAATCCAAAGAGAATTACAGTAGATTTTACTGA